From Salvia splendens isolate huo1 chromosome 16, SspV2, whole genome shotgun sequence, a single genomic window includes:
- the LOC121770734 gene encoding uncharacterized protein LOC121770734 — protein sequence MATSFRSCLSNNTSLRNGGKCSFLRSKTDLQLLHRSPNKKRNFIVANIATPEAAADLVSSSDLLSSFSLPAVQGISDNPWVAGIAGLMVGVPFLIQWLVTVSKEVGVVAETVEEIADAVGKVDRAAEDLAESLPEGRLKQIVSFVEDLAEETAKDAQMVEELMDKVEELDEKLEKILEKESKKGIEKE from the exons ATGGCCACTTCATTTCGCTCTTGCCTTAGCAACAATACCTCTCTCAGAAATGGCGGAAAATGCTCATTTCTTCGCAGCAAAACCGATTTGCAGCTTCTCCACAGATCTCCCAACAAAAAAAG GAATTTTATTGTTGCGAATATTGCTACGCCGGAAGCAGCTGCAGATCTAGTTTCCTCTTCAGATCTtctctcttccttctctctccCCGCCGTCCAAGGCATCTCTGACAATCCATG GGTTGCTGGGATAGCGGGATTGATGGTGGGAGTGCCTTTTCTGATCCAGTGGCTTGTAACAGTGTCAA AGGAGGTTGGAGTGGTGGCGGAGACGGTGGAGGAAATAGCTGACGCGGTGGGTAAAGTGGACAGAGCGGCGGAGGACTTGGCGGAGTCGCTGCCGGAGGGAAGGCTGAAGCAGATTGTGAGCTTTGTTGAGGATTTGGCTGAAGAAACGGCCAAGGACGCTCAAATGGTTGAGGAGTTGATGGACAAG GTGGAAGAATTGGACGAGAAGTTGGAAAAAATATTGGAGAAAGAATCCAAAAAAGGCATTGAAAAAGAATGA
- the LOC121772765 gene encoding transmembrane protein 64-like isoform X1 has translation MTYNNAGHGDLRMDVDYVKLAVGAGGGAQCLNEASPSCGGGGHCWSWLWWWAKLLLVALFIGILLAVFLKWIGPFVMEKEIIPLINWERKSFSTKQLGVLIFCSLAIFPSILLPSSPSMWLAGMTFGYGYGFLLVVGGVIFGVSLPYFIGSLFYYKIQVWLEQYPKRASVIRLAGEGSLFNQFRAVALIRISPFPYIIYNYCAVATDVKFGPYFFGTLVGMVPEIFLTLYTGIIIQTIADAADDRQTMSGPQILFNIAGFSITAAATVLVTLYAKRRLKELQMEEVSSPSLRNENLQLT, from the exons ATGACTTACAATAATGCCGGCCACGGCGATCTTAGGATGGATGTGGATTACGTGAAATTGGCGGTTGGCGCGGGGGGTGGGGCCCAGTGCCTGAATGAGGCATCGCCTTCTTGCGGCGGAGGAGGCCATTGTTGGTCGTGGCTGTGGTGGTGGGCGAAGCTTCTACTGGTGGCTTTGTTTATTGGGATTTTGCTTGCGGTTTTCTTGAAATGGATCGGACCCTTCGTCATGGAGAAG GAGATCATCCCGTTAATTAATTGGGAGAGAAAATCGTTCAGCACAAAGCAGCTAGGAGTTTTAATCTTTTGTTCTCTGGCAATATTCCCATCCATCCTTTTACCTTCTTCACCGTCTATGTGGCTTGCTGGGATGACATTCGGATATGGTTATGGATTTTTGCTGGTTGTTGGAGGAGTCATATTTGGTGTCTCTCTTCCATATTTCATTGGTTCACTTTTTTACTACAAAATCCAG GTGTGGCTAGAGCAATATCCTAAGCGAGCTTCTGTGATAAGATTGGCTGGCGAGGGAAGTCTGTTTAATCAGTTCAGAGCCGTAGCACTCATTAGGATTTCTCCTTTCCCTTACATCATATATAACTACTGTGCCGTAGCTACAGATGTGAAATTTGGTCCTTACTTCTTTGGGACACTTGTTGGGATGGTGCCAGAAATATTTCTTACACTTTACAC TGGAattataatacaaactatagcTGATGCTGCGGATGATCGGCAAACTATGTCAGGTCCTCAGATTCTGTTCAACATTGCTGGCTTTTCCATCACCGCGGCAGCGACAGTGCTAGTAACATTGTATGCGAAAAGGCGACTGAAGGAACTGCAGATGGAAGAG GTATCATCACCGTCGCTGAGAAATGAGAACCTCCAGCTAACGTAG
- the LOC121772765 gene encoding transmembrane protein 64-like isoform X2, whose amino-acid sequence MTYNNAGHGDLRMDVDYVKLAVGAGGGAQCLNEASPSCGGGGHCWSWLWWWAKLLLVALFIGILLAVFLKWIGPFVMEKEIIPLINWERKSFSTKQLGVLIFCSLAIFPSILLPSSPSMWLAGMTFGYGYGFLLVVGGVIFGVSLPYFIGSLFYYKIQVWLEQYPKRASVIRLAGEGSLFNQFRAVALIRISPFPYIIYNYCAVATDVKFGPYFFGTLVGMVPEIFLTLYTGIIIQTIADAADDRQTMSGPQILFNIAGFSITAAATVLVTLYAKRRLKELQMEEVLVLQ is encoded by the exons ATGACTTACAATAATGCCGGCCACGGCGATCTTAGGATGGATGTGGATTACGTGAAATTGGCGGTTGGCGCGGGGGGTGGGGCCCAGTGCCTGAATGAGGCATCGCCTTCTTGCGGCGGAGGAGGCCATTGTTGGTCGTGGCTGTGGTGGTGGGCGAAGCTTCTACTGGTGGCTTTGTTTATTGGGATTTTGCTTGCGGTTTTCTTGAAATGGATCGGACCCTTCGTCATGGAGAAG GAGATCATCCCGTTAATTAATTGGGAGAGAAAATCGTTCAGCACAAAGCAGCTAGGAGTTTTAATCTTTTGTTCTCTGGCAATATTCCCATCCATCCTTTTACCTTCTTCACCGTCTATGTGGCTTGCTGGGATGACATTCGGATATGGTTATGGATTTTTGCTGGTTGTTGGAGGAGTCATATTTGGTGTCTCTCTTCCATATTTCATTGGTTCACTTTTTTACTACAAAATCCAG GTGTGGCTAGAGCAATATCCTAAGCGAGCTTCTGTGATAAGATTGGCTGGCGAGGGAAGTCTGTTTAATCAGTTCAGAGCCGTAGCACTCATTAGGATTTCTCCTTTCCCTTACATCATATATAACTACTGTGCCGTAGCTACAGATGTGAAATTTGGTCCTTACTTCTTTGGGACACTTGTTGGGATGGTGCCAGAAATATTTCTTACACTTTACAC TGGAattataatacaaactatagcTGATGCTGCGGATGATCGGCAAACTATGTCAGGTCCTCAGATTCTGTTCAACATTGCTGGCTTTTCCATCACCGCGGCAGCGACAGTGCTAGTAACATTGTATGCGAAAAGGCGACTGAAGGAACTGCAGATGGAAGAGGTGCTTGTCTTGCAGTAA